From Chryseobacterium sp. H1D6B, a single genomic window includes:
- a CDS encoding acetylornithine carbamoyltransferase has protein sequence MKNFTSVSDIENLQEIIKKALVIKDNPLSETEKGKGKTIGLVFLNSSLRTRLSSQIAAQNLGLNVLTLNAAQEAWNLEFADGAVMNGDTVEHIKDAIEVLNQYCDIIAVRCFAGMKSKEDDVNESILSQFEKHTKIPVISLESATRHPLQSLADCITITENWKENRKPKVVLTWAPHIKPIAHAVGNSFAEWMQEMDVDFVITNPEGYDLDKNFTKDIKVIHNQDEALKDADFIYVKNWSSFDEYAAMPQVKENWMLTNEKLAGTNDAKVMHCLPVRRNVELSDEVMDGGNSIIYQQAKNRIFSAQAVFSEILDEINTGK, from the coding sequence ATGAAAAATTTCACCTCTGTAAGTGATATTGAAAACTTACAGGAAATCATAAAAAAAGCTTTAGTTATTAAAGATAATCCGCTTTCAGAAACTGAAAAAGGAAAAGGGAAAACCATAGGGCTTGTATTTTTAAATTCAAGTTTGAGAACCCGTTTAAGCAGTCAGATTGCTGCGCAGAATTTAGGATTAAATGTCCTGACATTAAATGCAGCGCAGGAAGCATGGAATCTGGAGTTTGCAGACGGAGCAGTAATGAACGGAGATACCGTAGAACATATCAAAGATGCCATTGAAGTATTGAACCAGTACTGCGATATTATTGCCGTTCGTTGTTTTGCAGGCATGAAGAGTAAGGAAGATGACGTGAACGAGAGTATTTTAAGTCAGTTTGAAAAACACACAAAAATTCCTGTTATTTCTTTAGAATCAGCAACACGCCACCCGTTACAAAGTTTGGCCGACTGTATCACAATCACAGAAAACTGGAAAGAAAACCGTAAGCCAAAAGTGGTATTGACTTGGGCACCCCACATCAAACCGATTGCTCATGCAGTAGGAAATTCTTTTGCAGAATGGATGCAGGAAATGGATGTTGATTTTGTGATCACCAATCCGGAAGGCTACGATTTGGATAAAAACTTTACAAAAGATATCAAAGTGATTCACAATCAAGATGAAGCGCTGAAAGATGCAGATTTTATTTATGTTAAAAACTGGTCGTCATTTGATGAGTATGCAGCGATGCCTCAAGTGAAAGAAAACTGGATGCTTACCAATGAAAAATTAGCAGGAACTAATGATGCAAAAGTAATGCACTGCCTTCCTGTCCGCAGAAATGTAGAATTAAGCGATGAGGTGATGGACGGCGGCAATTCCATCATTTATCAGCAGGCTAAAAACCGGATTTTCTCAGCACAGGCAGTGTTCAGTGAAATTTTAGATGAAATTAATACTGGTAAATAA
- a CDS encoding GNAT family N-acetyltransferase, with protein MEIEISSCKHLMYVSEIQQEMYDSAQRRGTGIAKRSIEYLSGKILSGNAVVATENGEWVGFCYIETWSHGQFVANSGLIVSPKFRNNGAATKIKHRVFELSREKYPNAKVFGLTTGLAVMKINSDLGYRPVIYSELTQDEEFWNGCKNCVNYDILMKKERKNCLCTAMLFVPDHDKVNIKAGNTQPEKEYKNEINREKFEFSEPKESGGFQMTINNKKDTDEKESNLSV; from the coding sequence ATGGAAATAGAAATTTCCTCATGCAAGCATTTGATGTACGTAAGTGAAATACAACAAGAAATGTATGATTCTGCACAGAGGAGAGGAACGGGGATTGCGAAACGTTCCATAGAATATTTAAGCGGAAAGATTTTAAGCGGTAACGCTGTGGTCGCTACAGAAAATGGAGAATGGGTAGGATTCTGCTATATAGAAACGTGGTCGCACGGTCAGTTCGTAGCTAATTCAGGTCTCATTGTTTCTCCTAAATTCAGGAATAACGGAGCCGCGACCAAGATCAAGCACAGAGTTTTTGAATTGTCCAGAGAAAAATATCCCAATGCAAAAGTGTTTGGATTGACAACCGGGCTTGCGGTTATGAAAATCAACAGCGATTTGGGATACCGTCCTGTAATTTATTCTGAACTGACACAAGATGAGGAATTTTGGAACGGATGCAAAAACTGTGTGAACTATGATATTTTAATGAAAAAGGAACGCAAAAACTGTCTGTGTACAGCAATGCTTTTTGTTCCTGATCATGATAAAGTAAATATAAAAGCTGGAAATACCCAGCCTGAAAAAGAATATAAAAATGAAATAAACCGTGAGAAATTTGAGTTCTCAGAGCCAAAAGAATCCGGTGGATTTCAGATGACAATTAATAATAAAAAGGATACAGATGAAAAAGAAAGTAATCTTAGCGTTTAG
- a CDS encoding M20 family metallo-hydrolase: MEELKSVYNQEELFNNAVELLKKLIEIPSFSKDEYNTSAEIENFFKKHQIPAERFKNNIWAVNKHFDQSKPSILLNTHHDTVKPNKAYTLDPFTAIEKDGKLYGLGSNDAGASLVALAQTFLHFYEKEDLKYNLVIALTAEEEISGFDGIEALFPKLPNVELAIVGEPTQMNLAVAEKGLLVIDGEMKGTPSHAAHPNNDNSIVKCLEDLQGILNFKFPKVSDYLGEVKITLSGIHAGVQHNVVPEACNFTLDVRVTDVYTNEEAFEIIQSQMESALTARSFRLNSSKIEMDHPFVEAGMAIGRTTYGSPTSSDQAIIPCTSVKLGPGESRRSHTADEFIELNEIKEGIDIYIRILEKVL, encoded by the coding sequence ATGGAGGAACTGAAATCTGTTTATAATCAAGAAGAACTATTCAATAACGCGGTTGAATTGTTAAAAAAACTGATTGAAATTCCTTCATTCAGCAAGGATGAATACAATACGTCTGCAGAGATCGAAAACTTCTTTAAAAAGCATCAGATCCCGGCAGAACGGTTTAAAAATAACATCTGGGCAGTCAATAAACATTTTGACCAGTCCAAGCCTTCCATTTTGCTGAATACCCATCATGATACGGTGAAACCTAATAAGGCTTACACGCTGGATCCGTTTACAGCCATTGAAAAAGATGGAAAATTGTACGGATTGGGCAGCAATGATGCTGGAGCTTCTTTGGTTGCTTTAGCACAGACGTTTTTGCATTTTTATGAAAAAGAAGATTTAAAATATAATTTAGTTATTGCTTTGACGGCTGAGGAGGAGATTTCTGGATTTGATGGAATTGAAGCCTTATTTCCGAAGCTTCCAAATGTAGAGCTCGCCATTGTAGGAGAACCCACGCAGATGAATCTGGCGGTCGCAGAAAAAGGACTTCTGGTTATTGACGGAGAAATGAAAGGAACTCCTTCTCACGCTGCTCATCCGAATAATGACAATTCAATTGTAAAGTGTCTTGAAGATCTGCAGGGAATTTTAAATTTTAAATTTCCAAAGGTTTCAGATTATTTGGGAGAAGTAAAAATTACGCTCTCAGGAATTCACGCCGGCGTGCAGCATAATGTAGTTCCCGAGGCTTGTAACTTCACACTGGATGTAAGAGTTACAGATGTGTATACTAATGAAGAGGCTTTTGAGATCATCCAGTCACAGATGGAATCTGCTTTAACCGCCAGGTCTTTCAGGCTGAATTCTTCAAAAATTGAGATGGACCATCCTTTTGTAGAGGCAGGTATGGCGATTGGAAGGACAACATACGGCTCGCCGACTTCTTCGGATCAGGCGATCATTCCTTGTACCTCTGTAAAACTTGGTCCCGGAGAAAGCAGGCGCTCCCATACGGCAGACGAGTTTATAGAGCTCAATGAGATCAAAGAGGGTATTGATATTTACATCCGGATTTTGGAAAAAGTGTTGTAG
- the argB gene encoding acetylglutamate kinase has protein sequence MKEKLFVVKIGGALIDDEKLLNQFLEQFAGIQEKKILVHGGGKLATTLADKLGIPQQLVNGRRITDKATLDIVAMVYAGSINKNIAAKLQQKNCNAIGLSGPDANVIQAQKRIHPEIDFGFVGDIDKKSVDQKMISNFISLGLVPVFSAVTHDKKGNLLNTNADTIASVTAQSMSEIYDVELLYCFDKEGVLENVEDSDSVIKKVSQDNFSTLKKAGKLHKGILPKLENALSAIKNNVNKVFLIKETRLKNHIETHHGGTEICL, from the coding sequence ATGAAAGAGAAACTTTTTGTTGTAAAAATAGGAGGTGCTTTGATTGATGATGAAAAGTTGTTAAATCAGTTTTTAGAGCAGTTTGCAGGCATTCAGGAAAAGAAAATCCTGGTTCACGGCGGCGGAAAATTAGCAACTACGCTGGCGGATAAATTAGGAATTCCGCAGCAGCTGGTCAACGGAAGAAGAATTACAGATAAAGCAACGCTGGATATTGTAGCGATGGTGTATGCAGGAAGTATCAATAAAAATATTGCGGCAAAACTGCAGCAGAAAAACTGTAACGCTATTGGCCTTTCCGGGCCGGATGCGAATGTGATTCAGGCACAGAAAAGAATTCATCCGGAGATAGATTTCGGATTTGTAGGAGATATTGATAAAAAGAGTGTTGATCAGAAAATGATCTCAAATTTTATCAGTCTTGGTCTGGTTCCTGTTTTTTCTGCAGTCACGCACGATAAAAAAGGAAATCTTTTAAATACCAATGCGGATACCATTGCTTCGGTTACCGCGCAGTCAATGTCAGAAATATATGATGTAGAACTGCTGTACTGTTTTGATAAAGAGGGAGTATTGGAAAATGTAGAAGATTCTGATTCAGTTATAAAAAAGGTCTCACAGGACAATTTTTCGACTTTAAAAAAAGCTGGAAAACTGCACAAAGGCATTCTGCCCAAGCTTGAAAATGCACTTAGTGCCATTAAAAATAATGTAAATAAGGTATTCTTGATCAAAGAAACCCGATTGAAAAACCATATAGAAACCCATCATGGAGGAACTGAAATCTGTTTATAA
- the argC gene encoding N-acetyl-gamma-glutamyl-phosphate reductase, protein MKTAGIVGANGYTGSELVRVLAFHPNVTLSFLYSRSNSGTKISDLYPDLTAVCEMDLTDKPEEVDILFLCLPHKESQNWLTQNPVNDETLVIDLGNDFRLEGRFGERNFIYGLPEINKKNLLNSKSVANPGCFATAIQLALLPLAEKGVLNEVYTTGITGSTGAGQSLQATTHFTWRNDNISAYKTLTHQHVDEILQQLDTLNDKKVSLNFVPWRGDFARGIFTSSTVKSDLELSDIYQLYKEFYEDEPFVKVSEKAIDLKQVVNTNRCVIHIEKNENVVVIHSAVDNLLKGASGQAVQNMNIAMGWEENLGLNLKPAAF, encoded by the coding sequence ATGAAGACGGCAGGAATTGTAGGAGCAAACGGATATACAGGAAGTGAATTAGTACGTGTTTTAGCTTTTCATCCCAATGTCACATTGAGTTTTTTATATAGCCGGTCTAATTCGGGAACAAAAATTTCAGATTTGTACCCGGATTTAACGGCGGTTTGTGAAATGGATTTAACGGACAAGCCAGAAGAAGTTGATATTCTTTTCTTGTGTCTGCCTCATAAAGAAAGCCAGAATTGGTTAACACAGAACCCTGTTAATGATGAGACTTTAGTCATTGATTTGGGAAATGATTTTCGTTTGGAAGGGAGATTTGGAGAAAGAAATTTTATCTACGGATTACCGGAAATCAATAAAAAAAATCTTTTAAACTCTAAAAGTGTTGCCAACCCTGGATGTTTTGCCACTGCGATTCAGCTGGCACTGCTTCCATTAGCTGAAAAAGGTGTATTGAATGAAGTTTACACCACAGGAATTACAGGTTCTACAGGTGCTGGACAGTCTTTGCAGGCGACCACTCATTTTACATGGAGGAATGACAATATTTCAGCTTACAAAACTTTGACCCATCAGCATGTGGATGAAATCTTACAGCAACTAGATACGCTTAATGATAAAAAAGTGAGTTTAAATTTTGTTCCGTGGAGAGGAGATTTTGCAAGAGGAATTTTTACCAGCTCAACAGTTAAATCAGACTTAGAGCTTTCAGATATTTATCAATTGTATAAAGAGTTTTATGAAGATGAACCTTTTGTAAAGGTGAGTGAAAAAGCAATTGATTTAAAACAGGTTGTCAATACCAACCGCTGTGTGATTCATATAGAAAAGAATGAAAATGTTGTCGTTATTCATTCGGCGGTTGACAATTTGTTGAAAGGGGCTTCCGGACAGGCGGTGCAGAATATGAATATTGCAATGGGCTGGGAAGAGAATCTGGGATTGAATTTAAAACCTGCTGCATTTTAA
- a CDS encoding response regulator: MKKIIIADDEHKILMSLEYSLKKNGYGVFIARNGTEVAEFLKTMVPDVILLDVSMPNLDGYSILDIIKEQEDLKNTKVIFLSAKNNPKEIEREMEIGIDAYVTKPFSIKKLIQQIENLLV, translated from the coding sequence ATGAAAAAGATCATTATTGCCGATGACGAACATAAAATATTAATGTCACTGGAATACAGTTTAAAAAAAAACGGATATGGAGTTTTTATCGCAAGAAACGGAACCGAAGTAGCAGAATTTTTAAAAACAATGGTTCCAGATGTCATTCTGCTGGATGTCTCAATGCCTAATCTTGATGGATACAGCATATTAGACATCATTAAAGAGCAGGAAGATTTAAAAAACACCAAAGTCATATTCCTGAGTGCCAAAAACAATCCAAAAGAGATTGAAAGAGAAATGGAAATAGGAATTGATGCATATGTCACAAAACCTTTTTCAATAAAAAAACTGATCCAGCAGATCGAGAATCTGTTGGTCTAG
- a CDS encoding helix-turn-helix domain-containing protein, with the protein MENKCPKCSGTNIVKSGIINEKQRFLCKDCTYYFTVKKLGKKIDDYYVIKALQLYLEGLSYREIERVIGVSHVTISSWIKKYTIARPPHSEFHPVYKILKQHELIEYITQEKNLKNSGMIITEFADKYMLIKWERFKNR; encoded by the coding sequence ATGGAAAATAAATGTCCAAAATGCAGCGGTACCAATATTGTAAAAAGCGGTATTATTAATGAAAAACAAAGATTCCTATGTAAAGACTGCACCTATTATTTCACTGTAAAAAAGTTAGGAAAAAAAATAGATGATTACTATGTTATAAAAGCTTTACAGCTCTATCTTGAAGGATTAAGCTACCGGGAAATTGAAAGAGTTATTGGTGTTTCTCATGTGACAATCAGCTCATGGATCAAAAAATATACTATTGCAAGACCACCGCATTCAGAATTCCATCCTGTCTATAAAATCCTAAAACAACATGAACTTATTGAATACATTACACAGGAAAAAAATCTTAAAAATTCAGGAATGATTATTACAGAATTTGCAGATAAGTATATGCTTATCAAATGGGAAAGATTTAAAAATAGGTAA
- a CDS encoding aminotransferase class III-fold pyridoxal phosphate-dependent enzyme → MNLFNVYPLFNINPVKAQGSFLWDEKGEKYLDFYGGHAVISIGHNHPHYQNKLKDQLEKISFYSNSVQNELQAELADKLGKLSGYEDYSLFLCNSGAEANENALKLASFHNGKSKVLYFSGSFHGRTAAAVSVTDNPKIVAPVNYSERFIKSGWNDIEQLEEVFKTQGNDISSVIIEGIQGVGGIMIPTKGFLFKIKELCEQYDAALILDEVQSGYGRSGYFFAHQETGIEPDMITTAKGMGNGFPIGGVLIHPKFKATNGLLGTTFGGNHLACAAAIAVLDVMKEEDLIGNAEKMGSYIENEIKDFPHIKSIRRKGLMIGVELDRDCSEVRKNLLYDHHIFTGNSNDKAVLRILPALTIEKEETDLFINSLKIVLNNI, encoded by the coding sequence ATGAATTTATTCAACGTATATCCATTATTCAATATAAACCCAGTTAAGGCCCAAGGTTCTTTTCTTTGGGACGAAAAAGGAGAAAAATATCTTGATTTTTATGGTGGCCACGCAGTGATTTCCATTGGACACAATCATCCGCATTATCAAAATAAGCTAAAAGATCAGTTAGAAAAAATTTCATTCTATTCAAATTCTGTACAGAATGAACTGCAGGCTGAACTTGCTGACAAGCTAGGAAAACTGTCTGGATATGAAGACTACAGCCTTTTCTTATGCAACTCAGGGGCAGAAGCCAATGAAAACGCATTAAAACTGGCTTCATTTCATAATGGAAAAAGCAAAGTGCTTTATTTTTCTGGATCATTTCACGGGAGAACTGCGGCGGCGGTTTCTGTAACGGACAATCCTAAAATTGTAGCGCCTGTAAATTATTCTGAAAGATTCATTAAATCCGGCTGGAACGATATTGAGCAGTTAGAAGAAGTTTTCAAAACGCAGGGAAATGACATTTCATCTGTTATTATTGAAGGAATTCAAGGGGTGGGCGGAATTATGATTCCTACGAAAGGGTTCTTGTTTAAAATTAAAGAATTATGTGAGCAGTATGATGCCGCTTTGATTTTAGACGAGGTGCAGTCAGGTTATGGCAGATCAGGATATTTCTTTGCCCATCAGGAGACTGGAATTGAACCTGATATGATCACGACAGCAAAAGGAATGGGAAATGGTTTTCCGATCGGCGGTGTTTTAATTCATCCAAAGTTTAAAGCAACTAACGGCCTGCTTGGAACTACTTTTGGCGGAAACCACCTGGCCTGTGCAGCGGCGATTGCTGTTTTAGATGTCATGAAAGAGGAGGATCTCATTGGAAATGCTGAAAAAATGGGAAGCTATATTGAAAATGAGATTAAAGATTTTCCACATATTAAATCTATTCGAAGGAAAGGGCTGATGATTGGAGTAGAACTCGACAGAGACTGCTCAGAAGTGAGGAAAAACCTGCTTTATGATCATCATATTTTCACAGGGAATTCTAATGATAAGGCTGTGCTGAGGATTCTGCCGGCGCTTACCATAGAAAAAGAGGAAACTGATCTTTTCATCAATTCCTTGAAAATAGTTTTAAATAATATATAA
- the argG gene encoding argininosuccinate synthase, which produces MKKKVILAFSGGLDTSYCAKYLSETLGYEVYAVTVNTGGFSKEEEKELEKKALNLGVKEYRCIDAQEDYYNSCVKYLIFGNVLKNNTYPLSVSAERTIQAQNIAKAALEIGADAIAHGSTGAGNDQVRFDLIFQVMCPDVEIITPIRDMALSREEEIEFLKSHGYDMEFQKSQYSVNKGLWGTSVGGKETLTSRNSLPEEAFPSQIKVTQPSELEIEFKNGEITAVNGENFEHAVNAVQKIEQLASVYGIGRDIHVGDTIVGIKGRVGFEAAAASVIIKAHHLLEKHTLSKYQQMMKSQLSDWYGNWLHEALFLDPVMRNIESFLADSQETVSGKVFITLYPYRFILNGIESEHDLMSDKFGSYGEANRAWTGEDVKGYTKIVSNSLNIYHQINGMKI; this is translated from the coding sequence ATGAAAAAGAAAGTAATCTTAGCGTTTAGCGGCGGCCTCGATACCTCTTACTGTGCTAAATATCTTAGTGAAACATTAGGATATGAAGTATATGCAGTAACTGTAAATACAGGAGGGTTTTCTAAAGAAGAAGAAAAAGAACTGGAGAAGAAAGCTCTTAATTTAGGAGTAAAAGAGTACAGGTGTATCGACGCGCAGGAAGATTATTACAATTCGTGTGTTAAGTATCTGATTTTTGGGAACGTACTTAAAAATAATACATATCCGCTTTCAGTAAGCGCTGAACGGACGATCCAGGCCCAGAATATTGCAAAAGCAGCTTTGGAAATCGGAGCGGATGCAATTGCCCACGGAAGTACAGGAGCGGGAAATGACCAGGTGCGTTTTGATCTAATTTTTCAGGTGATGTGCCCGGATGTAGAAATCATTACTCCCATCCGTGATATGGCACTTTCCCGTGAGGAAGAAATTGAATTTCTGAAAAGCCACGGCTATGATATGGAATTCCAAAAATCACAGTATTCTGTGAATAAAGGACTTTGGGGAACTTCGGTAGGAGGGAAAGAAACACTCACCTCTAGAAATTCATTACCCGAAGAAGCTTTTCCGTCTCAGATCAAAGTAACGCAGCCTTCAGAATTGGAGATTGAATTCAAAAATGGAGAAATTACAGCGGTGAACGGAGAAAATTTCGAACACGCAGTGAATGCAGTCCAGAAAATTGAACAGCTGGCTTCAGTTTACGGAATCGGCCGTGATATCCATGTAGGAGATACGATTGTTGGAATTAAAGGAAGAGTAGGATTTGAAGCAGCAGCTGCATCTGTCATTATTAAAGCTCATCATTTATTAGAAAAACACACCCTTTCTAAATATCAGCAGATGATGAAATCCCAGCTTTCCGACTGGTACGGAAACTGGCTTCATGAAGCATTGTTTTTAGATCCGGTGATGAGAAATATAGAATCTTTCTTAGCTGATTCTCAGGAAACGGTAAGCGGAAAAGTATTTATAACATTGTATCCATACCGGTTTATTTTAAACGGAATTGAATCTGAGCATGATCTGATGTCGGATAAATTCGGAAGCTACGGAGAAGCGAACAGAGCGTGGACTGGAGAAGATGTAAAAGGATATACGAAAATTGTAAGCAATTCACTGAATATCTATCACCAGATCAACGGAATGAAAATATGA